In Synechococcus sp. CC9616, the following are encoded in one genomic region:
- a CDS encoding MTH1187 family thiamine-binding protein yields the protein MTWVSVDLCLVPIGVGVSLSPFIAACQRQIAKSGLKSQLGPNGTAIEGPWEEVMACVHACHQDVHRMGAPRIYTTLKINTRTDRNQSFEDKVNAVERCLNP from the coding sequence ATGACCTGGGTCAGCGTTGACCTCTGTTTGGTTCCGATCGGTGTCGGGGTGTCGTTGTCTCCGTTCATTGCAGCTTGTCAGCGGCAGATCGCCAAATCCGGACTTAAGTCCCAGTTAGGCCCGAACGGCACTGCGATTGAAGGCCCCTGGGAGGAGGTGATGGCCTGTGTCCATGCCTGTCACCAGGACGTACATCGGATGGGCGCACCGAGGATCTACACGACGTTGAAAATCAACACACGCACTGATCGGAATCAGTCCTTTGAGGACAAGGTGAACGCGGTGGAGCGATGTCTCAACCCCTGA